A genomic stretch from Desulfolutivibrio sulfodismutans DSM 3696 includes:
- a CDS encoding PEP-utilizing enzyme gives MASGPDGGEFSGHCARPDIPEVTGHEVLAAGGETAYPGVGVGPVVHVRRDEDLEAFPQGGVLVAGHSSPKYMVVMPRCAAIVTEHGSVTGHMASLCREFGAPTLLGVPDALTVLPPGEVVTVDAWSARIYRGRVEALAGLDVPREIAMRDTPVHGVLMRVLSHVAPLHLLDPKSPQFSEKSCSTIHDIMRLLHEWSYAEMFRISDMASGQSGMAMRLDAVTGLDLYVIDLGGGVAEGCGARGRVTPQEIVSRPFLALLDGLVLGDEQLRTPRPVHLKGFMSVLGEQMMSQPRADGQRFGEKSYAIISDKYLNFSSRVGYHYGVLDCYCGKTVNKNYITFSFKGGAADDVKRARRARGIALILERLGFVVEVTGDRVAGRFQKFGAQVIEDRLTSMGRLLQFTRQTDMLMVGEDSVTAMAECFFTGACQFTAEGMGK, from the coding sequence ATGGCCTCCGGCCCGGACGGCGGGGAGTTTTCCGGGCATTGCGCCCGGCCGGACATCCCGGAGGTCACGGGGCATGAGGTGCTGGCCGCAGGCGGCGAGACGGCCTATCCCGGGGTGGGGGTGGGGCCTGTGGTCCATGTCCGGCGCGACGAGGATCTGGAGGCCTTCCCCCAGGGCGGGGTGTTGGTGGCCGGGCATTCGTCGCCCAAATACATGGTGGTCATGCCCCGGTGCGCGGCCATCGTCACCGAGCACGGCAGCGTCACCGGACACATGGCCTCGCTTTGCCGGGAGTTCGGGGCGCCCACGCTTTTGGGCGTGCCGGATGCGCTGACGGTCCTGCCCCCGGGCGAGGTGGTGACCGTGGACGCCTGGTCGGCGCGCATCTACCGGGGGCGGGTGGAGGCCCTGGCGGGGCTGGACGTTCCCCGGGAGATCGCCATGCGGGACACCCCGGTGCATGGGGTGCTCATGCGGGTGCTTTCCCATGTGGCCCCGCTGCATCTGCTCGACCCCAAGTCGCCGCAGTTCAGCGAAAAATCCTGTTCGACCATCCACGACATTATGCGCCTTTTGCACGAATGGTCCTATGCCGAGATGTTTCGCATCAGCGACATGGCCTCGGGCCAGTCGGGCATGGCCATGCGGCTGGACGCGGTCACCGGACTCGACCTGTACGTCATTGATCTGGGGGGCGGCGTGGCGGAAGGCTGTGGCGCCCGGGGCCGGGTGACCCCGCAGGAGATCGTGTCGCGGCCGTTTCTGGCCCTTCTGGACGGCCTGGTGCTTGGCGACGAACAGTTGCGCACGCCGCGTCCGGTGCATCTCAAGGGATTCATGTCGGTTCTGGGGGAGCAGATGATGTCCCAGCCCAGGGCCGACGGGCAGCGGTTCGGGGAAAAAAGCTACGCCATCATCTCGGACAAGTACCTCAATTTCAGCTCCCGGGTGGGCTACCACTACGGGGTGCTGGACTGCTACTGCGGCAAGACCGTGAACAAGAACTACATCACGTTTTCGTTCAAGGGCGGCGCGGCCGACGATGTGAAGCGGGCCCGCCGCGCCCGGGGCATTGCGCTTATCCTGGAACGCCTCGGATTCGTGGTGGAGGTGACCGGGGACCGGGTGGCGGGGCGGTTCCAGAAGTTCGGCGCACAGGTGATCGAAGACCGGCTGACGTCCATGGGGCGGCTTTTGCAGTTCACGCGCCAGACGGACATGCTGATGGTCGGCGAGGACAGCGTGACGGCCATGGCCGAGTGCTTTTTCACCGGGGCCTGCCAGTTCACGGCCGAGGGCATGGGGAAGTAA
- a CDS encoding HD domain-containing phosphohydrolase yields MKFILDENPTLLSSYIGYTDGKFHQVIACRGNSHVLKTYDAPDNAAYIDRIITPGEDGVRRQTWRFLASDLGVLSTRTEADAAYDPRQRPWYLDAEKSKRSVYTAPYVFSSSRLPGITCARVLADGGGVFGVDVSLSQLGELLARQRVTPHGTLWIVDEASRLVAVPGQAWERLIDDRLQLPLASDATDPVVRLATLAAVSDGDGPRAPRVADIDGAPYLATLTPMADDHGLHFRVIVAAPLEDVTGHITDMALRIVLLAAVILGLAVPLAMHLARRVARPVRLLCEEAGKIQRFDFSASPAIQSHVSEMQALATACEVMKTTIRARTESLLDTQATLEKLVAGGMALSAEKDMARLVTLIFQTAKELAGADGGVLYLMEGEELEVELLSLHAESLVLGGLSENPAPRVKVRPEIMPFLQPHSVLRHACEALRTRKASTTRDEGLSLFPTGLPEEPKNYRIASLITAPLVTRRDEVLGVIQLFNPQISHAEDADDGAPGQGLGFIGSLAAQAAVALDNHHLVLSLRDLFDALIQVIASSIDAKSPYTAGHCTRVPVLTEMLARAVHETTDGPLGEFYIATDDEWRQLWIASWLHDCGKVTTPEYVVDKATKLETIYNRINEIRMRFEVLRRDAEISYLRNSGHGQVAPKELEQEFAEEIRRLHADFEFVAACNVGGEFLSDGDKTRLEQIAGRQWMRYFNDRVGLSEEELGRKAREAEPELPTPETLLADKPEHVVPRMRAYPNLVDAHGNPVQVPENEYNRGELYNLRIARGTLTPEERFKINEHMLNGLEMLQKIPFPEQLGRVTEIATGHHETLIGTGYPLKKTKEQLPVEARIMAIADIFEALTAADRPYKKAKTLSEALGIMSRMRNNKHIDPDIFDIFLKSGVFSAYAEAHLAASQRDVTDIGPYLSQPDACEKN; encoded by the coding sequence ATGAAATTTATTTTGGATGAGAATCCCACGTTGTTGTCATCCTATATTGGTTATACGGATGGCAAATTTCATCAGGTCATTGCCTGTCGGGGCAACAGCCATGTTTTAAAGACCTATGATGCGCCGGATAACGCCGCATATATTGATAGAATCATCACCCCTGGCGAAGACGGCGTCCGCCGTCAGACATGGCGCTTTCTCGCCTCCGATCTTGGCGTCCTGTCCACCCGCACGGAGGCCGACGCCGCCTATGATCCCAGGCAGAGGCCGTGGTATCTGGATGCGGAAAAAAGCAAACGTAGCGTCTACACCGCGCCCTATGTCTTCAGCAGTTCCAGGCTGCCCGGGATAACCTGCGCCCGGGTTCTTGCGGATGGCGGCGGCGTTTTCGGCGTGGACGTGTCCCTGTCCCAGCTCGGCGAATTGCTTGCCCGGCAGCGCGTCACGCCGCACGGGACGTTGTGGATAGTGGACGAGGCCAGTCGGCTGGTGGCCGTTCCAGGCCAGGCCTGGGAGAGGCTCATTGACGATCGCCTGCAACTCCCCTTGGCCAGTGACGCCACGGACCCCGTGGTGCGCCTGGCGACCCTGGCGGCCGTCTCCGACGGGGATGGACCCCGCGCCCCCCGGGTGGCGGACATCGACGGCGCGCCCTATCTCGCCACCCTGACGCCCATGGCGGATGACCATGGATTGCATTTTCGGGTCATCGTGGCCGCTCCCCTGGAGGATGTCACGGGCCATATCACGGACATGGCCCTGCGCATCGTCCTTCTTGCGGCCGTCATTCTCGGCCTGGCCGTCCCCCTGGCCATGCACCTGGCCCGCCGGGTCGCGCGCCCCGTCCGCCTGCTGTGCGAGGAGGCCGGGAAAATCCAGCGGTTTGACTTTTCCGCTTCGCCCGCGATCCAGTCCCATGTCTCCGAGATGCAGGCCCTGGCCACGGCCTGTGAGGTCATGAAAACCACGATCCGGGCCAGGACCGAGAGCCTGCTCGACACCCAGGCCACCCTCGAAAAGCTTGTGGCGGGCGGCATGGCCCTTTCTGCGGAAAAGGACATGGCCCGCCTTGTGACGCTCATTTTTCAGACGGCCAAGGAGCTTGCCGGGGCTGACGGCGGCGTGTTGTATCTCATGGAAGGGGAGGAGCTTGAAGTGGAGTTGTTGTCGCTGCATGCCGAGAGCCTGGTTCTGGGGGGGCTGTCCGAGAACCCGGCCCCCCGGGTGAAGGTTCGGCCCGAGATCATGCCCTTTTTGCAGCCCCACAGCGTCCTGCGCCACGCCTGTGAGGCGTTGCGCACCCGGAAGGCCTCGACAACCCGGGACGAGGGCCTGTCCCTTTTCCCGACGGGCCTGCCCGAAGAGCCGAAGAACTATCGCATTGCATCCCTCATCACCGCCCCGCTTGTGACCCGCCGGGACGAGGTTCTCGGCGTCATCCAGCTTTTCAACCCGCAGATTTCCCATGCCGAGGACGCGGACGACGGCGCCCCCGGCCAGGGCCTGGGTTTTATCGGCTCCCTGGCGGCCCAGGCGGCCGTGGCCCTGGACAACCACCATCTGGTTCTTTCCCTGCGCGACCTCTTCGACGCCCTGATTCAGGTCATCGCCTCCTCCATTGACGCCAAGTCCCCGTATACGGCGGGACACTGCACCCGGGTGCCGGTCCTGACCGAAATGCTGGCCCGGGCCGTCCATGAAACCACGGACGGCCCCCTGGGGGAATTTTACATCGCGACCGACGATGAATGGCGTCAGTTGTGGATAGCCTCCTGGCTGCACGACTGCGGCAAGGTGACGACTCCGGAATATGTGGTGGACAAGGCCACGAAACTTGAAACGATATACAATAGAATCAATGAAATCCGGATGCGGTTCGAAGTGCTTCGCAGGGATGCCGAGATTTCGTATTTGCGAAATTCAGGCCATGGCCAGGTGGCCCCGAAGGAGCTTGAGCAGGAATTCGCGGAAGAGATTCGCAGGCTGCATGCGGATTTTGAGTTCGTAGCCGCCTGCAATGTCGGCGGAGAGTTTCTCTCCGATGGGGACAAAACGCGTCTGGAGCAGATCGCCGGTCGCCAATGGATGCGGTATTTCAATGACCGGGTAGGCCTTTCCGAGGAGGAATTGGGACGGAAGGCGCGCGAGGCCGAACCCGAACTGCCCACGCCGGAAACGCTTCTGGCCGACAAGCCGGAACATGTCGTTCCCCGGATGCGGGCCTACCCCAACCTCGTGGACGCCCATGGAAATCCCGTACAGGTTCCGGAAAACGAATATAACCGGGGAGAGCTCTACAACCTGCGCATTGCGCGCGGGACGCTCACCCCGGAAGAGCGTTTCAAAATCAACGAGCACATGCTCAACGGATTGGAGATGTTACAGAAAATTCCCTTCCCGGAGCAGCTTGGCCGCGTGACCGAAATCGCCACGGGGCATCATGAGACGCTTATCGGCACGGGCTATCCCTTGAAAAAGACCAAGGAGCAGCTTCCGGTGGAGGCCCGCATCATGGCCATAGCGGACATCTTCGAGGCCCTGACGGCCGCTGACCGGCCCTATAAGAAGGCCAAGACCCTGTCCGAGGCCCTGGGCATCATGTCGCGTATGCGCAACAACAAGCATATCGATCCGGATATTTTCGACATTTTTTTGAAAAGCGGCGTGTTTTCGGCCTATGCCGAGGCGCATCTTGCTGCATCCCAGCGCGACGTGACGGACATCGGCCCGTATCTGTCGCAACCGGACGCCTGCGAAAAAAACTGA